In one Antennarius striatus isolate MH-2024 chromosome 1, ASM4005453v1, whole genome shotgun sequence genomic region, the following are encoded:
- the LOC137594083 gene encoding putative gonadotropin-releasing hormone II receptor produces the protein MNASSCCGPPVIMYQQSLGYDLNASCDWQASPCNWTSTDSPVQLPTFSTAAKVRVIITFTLCGISTFCNLAVLWAANRQKLKSHVRVLIVNLTAADLLVTFIVMPVDAVWNITVQWLAGDLACRFLMFLKLQAMYSCAFVTVVISLDRQSAILNPLAISMAWKRNRIMLMVAWIMSALFSIPQIFIFHNVTITYPANFTQCTTRGSFVAHWQETAYNMFTFSCLFLLPLVIMIICYTRILIQISKQMTKKNLFSNELHLRCSKNNIPKARMRTLKMSIVIVISFIICWTPYYLLGLWYWFFPDDLEGKVSHSLTHILFIFGLFNACLDPIIYGLFTIRFCKGLRSCYWKARVMRELEPHKSITGSLKHTATVLPSTRRMTTGKKDTGCGQTEPKVSDSMCPTAFSRREREKTCRFSKESSI, from the exons atgaatgccTCCTCTTGTTGCGGTCCTCCAGTCATCATGTATCAGCAGAGCCTAGGATATGACCTCAATGCCAGCTGTGACTGGCAGGCTTCTCCCTGCAACTGGACATCCACGGACTCACCAGTGCAGCTACCTACTTTTTCTACAGCGGCCAAAGTCAGAGTGATTATAACCTTTACATTGTGTGGTATTTCCACATTCTGCAATCTGGCTGTGTTGTGGGCAGCCAATCGCCAAAAGCTCAAATCCCATGTCCGTGTGCTGATAGTCAATCTAACTGCAGCCGATCTCTTAGTTACATTCATAGTGATGCCTGTGGATGCAGTGTGGAACATTACAGTTCAATGGCTGGCCGGTGACCTGGCCTGCAGGTTTCTGATGTTCCTCAAACTGCAAGCCATGTATTCCTGTGCCTTTGTGACAGTGGTGATTAGTTTGGACAGACAGTCTGCTATCCTCAACCCTCTGGCCATCAGCATGGCCTGGAAAAGGAACAGAATCATGCTGATGGTGGCATGGATTATGAGCGCCTTATTCTCAATCCCTCAG ATATTCATTTTCCATAATGTGACCATCACCTATCCAGCAAATTTTACCCAGTGCACAACTCGGGGGAGTTTTGTTGCTCACTGGCAAGAGACAGCCTACAACATGTTCACCTTCTCCTGTCTCTTCCTGCTGCCACTGGTCATAATGATCATTTGCTATACCAGGATCCTCATTCAGATCTCCAAACAGATGACGAAAAAGAACT TGTTCTCAAATGAATTACATCTTCGTTGCTCCAAGAACAACATCCCCAAAGCTCGAATGAGAACGCTGAAAATGAGCATTGTAATAGTGATCAGTTTCATAATCTGCTGGACTCCATACTATCTATTGGGCTTGTGGTATTGGTTCTTCCCAGACGACTTGGAGGGGAAagtctctcactctctcacccATATCCTGTTCATCTTTGGACTCTTTAATGCCTGTCTTGACCCCATCATCTACGGCTTATTCACTATACGCTTCTGCAAAGGGCTGAGGAGCTGCTACTGGAAAGCTAGAGTCATGAGAGAATTGGAACCTCACAAGTCGATCACAGGGTCTTTGAAACACACTGCCACTGTTTTACCCTCGACAAGAAGGATGACCACTGGTAAAAAAGACACAGGTTGTGGACAAACTGAGCCAAAAGTCTCTGACAGTATGTGCCCAACTGCTTTCAGtcgaagagaaagagagaaaacctGCCGTTTCAGCAAAGAGAGCTCAATATAA